One Chloroflexota bacterium DNA window includes the following coding sequences:
- a CDS encoding NUDIX hydrolase, whose amino-acid sequence MAVKRNARATSAGGVVYRRTPAGPEIVLAHRRSPALWALPKGTPARGESLEETALRETAEESGLAVEIEEPLGAISYVFVRGSTRYFKTVHFFLMCPVGGDLADHDHEFDDVRWVPLSEALRLMNYPTERSVVELAERALAERALAAAQESTAQPAR is encoded by the coding sequence GTGGCCGTCAAGCGCAACGCGCGCGCCACTTCGGCTGGTGGCGTCGTCTATCGGCGCACGCCGGCCGGACCCGAGATCGTCCTGGCCCACCGCCGTTCCCCGGCCCTGTGGGCGCTGCCCAAGGGCACGCCGGCGCGCGGGGAGTCGCTCGAAGAGACGGCCTTGCGCGAGACGGCGGAGGAGTCCGGCCTGGCGGTGGAGATCGAGGAGCCCCTGGGCGCCATCAGCTACGTCTTCGTTCGCGGGTCCACCCGCTACTTCAAGACCGTCCACTTCTTCCTCATGTGCCCCGTCGGCGGTGACCTGGCCGATCACGACCACGAGTTCGACGACGTGCGCTGGGTCCCGTTGTCGGAGGCGCTGCGACTGATGAATTACCCCACCGAGCGGAGCGTGGTCGAGCTGGCCGAGCGCGCGCTGGCCGAGCGCGCGCTGGCCGCAGCCCAGGAATCGACCGCCCAGCCCGCCCGATGA
- a CDS encoding YggT family protein: MAGVLITFIKLLSTLLWVLILARVLISWTNPRGGGPVTAFVYQFTEPILAPIRRLIPPTSGIDWSPLIAMLILSVVSRVVYAL, translated from the coding sequence GTGGCAGGGGTCCTCATCACCTTCATCAAGCTGCTCAGCACCCTCCTCTGGGTGCTGATCCTGGCCCGGGTCCTCATCAGCTGGACCAATCCGCGAGGCGGCGGCCCGGTGACGGCGTTCGTGTACCAGTTCACCGAGCCGATCCTGGCGCCCATCCGCCGCCTGATCCCGCCCACGTCGGGGATCGACTGGTCGCCGCTGATCGCGATGTTGATCCTGTCCGTCGTCTCGCGCGTCGTCTACGCCCTCTGA
- a CDS encoding peptide ABC transporter substrate-binding protein, which yields MWFKKTMGVAMALMLLLAACQASASVSPGESGAPASEAPAVPQVLHTALGTEPPSLDPNVATDSESIQVLRSITYPLVYFDVELNVVDGMASYEISEDGQTITFTLKDGYAYSDGQPIVAGDFAYSWRRLIDPRTASEYAYVLDYVEGGVELRNADPEVDDIDAMLEAFGVEAPDESTFIVHLAQPAAFFVYVATMWLTVPLREDMVFTEAEGYISSGPMMLTEWNHNANVVLEPNPNWGGELVTLERIEMAVIADQAAALAAYEAGDIDITAPPAAEIARIEDDPELAPDVFRGNNLGIEYYAFDLKDPNGPFARSALLRRAFHEAVDKDSMLQVAFGGVGLVANSVVPPGMPGHQDEVFLPFDLKQAQADFQAGLDELGLASAADLHLQIGYNTGSTHESRVEFLQQQWRDAFGVEVEPVGMEFGTYLDRLSSDPFDIFRLGWSADFPHPQNFLNDLLGCGSGNNNSGYCNEEAQALMAEAAVSPALEDQVALYNQAQEIMMADSPMITLRWGSFFTLVKPWVQNLGITPLDSDAGEHFYAWTTIAPHD from the coding sequence ATGTGGTTCAAGAAGACCATGGGCGTCGCAATGGCGCTCATGCTTCTGCTGGCAGCTTGCCAGGCGTCCGCTTCAGTGTCGCCGGGCGAGAGCGGTGCACCGGCCAGTGAAGCGCCGGCCGTCCCGCAGGTTCTGCACACCGCCCTCGGCACCGAACCGCCGTCGCTCGATCCCAATGTGGCGACCGACAGCGAGTCGATCCAGGTGCTTCGATCAATCACCTATCCGCTGGTCTACTTCGACGTGGAACTGAACGTCGTTGATGGCATGGCGTCGTACGAGATCAGCGAAGACGGCCAGACCATCACCTTCACCCTGAAGGACGGCTACGCCTACAGCGATGGCCAGCCCATCGTTGCGGGTGATTTCGCCTACAGCTGGCGGCGCTTGATCGACCCCCGCACGGCATCGGAGTACGCGTACGTCCTCGACTACGTCGAGGGTGGCGTCGAGCTTCGAAACGCCGATCCTGAGGTCGATGACATCGACGCCATGCTCGAAGCATTCGGCGTAGAGGCACCGGACGAGAGCACGTTCATCGTTCACCTCGCCCAGCCGGCTGCGTTCTTCGTCTACGTCGCCACCATGTGGCTGACGGTCCCGCTTCGCGAGGACATGGTGTTCACCGAGGCCGAAGGCTACATTTCTTCGGGCCCGATGATGCTCACCGAGTGGAACCACAACGCGAACGTCGTCTTGGAGCCGAATCCGAACTGGGGAGGCGAGCTCGTGACTCTCGAGCGCATCGAGATGGCGGTCATCGCTGACCAGGCGGCGGCACTCGCGGCGTATGAAGCGGGTGACATCGACATCACCGCTCCTCCTGCGGCGGAGATCGCCCGCATCGAGGACGATCCCGAGCTGGCCCCGGATGTGTTCCGAGGCAACAACCTGGGGATCGAGTACTACGCCTTCGACCTCAAGGATCCGAATGGGCCATTCGCACGTTCGGCTCTGTTGCGGCGGGCGTTCCATGAGGCCGTCGACAAGGACTCCATGCTCCAGGTGGCGTTCGGAGGCGTCGGGCTCGTCGCGAATAGCGTCGTGCCGCCCGGCATGCCGGGCCACCAGGATGAGGTGTTCCTGCCGTTCGACCTCAAGCAGGCTCAGGCCGACTTCCAAGCCGGCTTGGACGAGCTCGGCCTCGCGTCGGCAGCCGACCTGCATCTGCAGATCGGTTACAACACCGGCAGCACTCACGAAAGCCGGGTCGAATTCCTGCAGCAGCAGTGGCGCGACGCCTTCGGTGTCGAAGTCGAGCCTGTTGGCATGGAGTTCGGCACCTACCTCGACCGGTTGAGCAGCGATCCGTTCGACATCTTCCGGCTTGGGTGGAGCGCGGACTTCCCGCACCCCCAGAACTTCCTCAACGACCTGTTGGGCTGCGGAAGCGGCAACAACAACAGCGGGTACTGCAACGAGGAAGCTCAGGCACTCATGGCCGAGGCGGCCGTGAGCCCGGCACTCGAGGACCAGGTTGCCCTGTACAACCAGGCCCAAGAGATCATGATGGCGGACTCGCCGATGATCACCCTCCGCTGGGGCTCGTTCTTCACCCTGGTCAAGCCGTGGGTCCAGAACCTGGGCATCACCCCGCTCGACTCGGATGCTGGCGAGCACTTCTATGCGTGGACGACCATCGCCCCGCATGACTAG
- the gcvT gene encoding glycine cleavage system aminomethyltransferase GcvT — translation MTAADLRRTPLDAVHRALGARMVAFAGYEMPIRYTSELKEHRTVRSAVGLFDLSHMGEIGLTGPDALAFARFALVNDPGTLEPGQAQYSMLCAPDGGVIDDVIVYRTDPGYLVVCNAANRDTVVSHLAALRAGAELDVGVEDRSDRTALIAPQGPRAAELLAGLTDVDLDTIGTYRSAPGQVADVPCLVARTGYTGEDGFELFCAAQDAQRLWEAVFQAGGRFGLLPCGLASRDTLRLEAGMPLYGNELGRDVNPYEANLGRVVKLDKGDFVGRAALADIEREGPRRRLVGLVMQEEGIARHGYPVVEAAGTHQPTDIGVVTSGSVSPTLGQRIALALVRSDAAEIGGGVAVMIRGRPCRAEQVKLPFYRRPRPTEERTT, via the coding sequence ATGACCGCCGCCGATCTGCGGCGGACCCCGCTCGACGCGGTGCACCGGGCCCTAGGGGCTCGGATGGTCGCGTTCGCCGGCTATGAGATGCCGATCCGGTACACCTCCGAACTTAAGGAGCACCGCACCGTCCGCTCCGCGGTCGGCCTGTTCGACCTGTCCCACATGGGCGAGATCGGGCTGACCGGGCCCGACGCGCTGGCATTCGCCCGCTTCGCGCTGGTCAATGACCCCGGGACGTTGGAGCCGGGTCAGGCCCAGTACTCGATGCTGTGCGCCCCCGATGGCGGCGTCATCGACGACGTGATCGTGTACCGCACCGACCCCGGCTACCTAGTGGTCTGCAACGCGGCCAACCGCGACACCGTGGTGAGCCATCTCGCGGCACTCCGCGCCGGCGCGGAGCTCGACGTCGGAGTGGAGGATCGGTCCGACCGGACCGCGCTGATCGCCCCCCAGGGCCCCCGGGCCGCCGAGCTGTTGGCAGGCCTGACCGATGTCGACCTGGATACCATCGGGACGTATCGGTCCGCGCCCGGGCAGGTGGCGGACGTGCCGTGCCTGGTGGCCCGCACGGGCTACACCGGCGAGGACGGCTTCGAATTGTTCTGCGCGGCGCAGGACGCCCAGCGGCTGTGGGAGGCCGTCTTCCAGGCCGGTGGCCGCTTCGGCCTGCTGCCATGCGGACTGGCCAGTCGAGACACGCTGCGGCTGGAGGCCGGCATGCCGCTGTACGGTAACGAGCTCGGTCGCGACGTGAACCCGTATGAAGCCAACCTGGGCCGCGTGGTCAAGCTCGACAAGGGCGATTTCGTGGGCCGCGCGGCGCTGGCGGACATCGAGCGCGAGGGACCCCGCCGCCGCCTGGTGGGACTGGTCATGCAGGAGGAGGGGATCGCTCGACACGGGTATCCGGTGGTCGAGGCGGCGGGCACGCACCAACCTACCGACATCGGCGTCGTGACCAGCGGCAGCGTTTCGCCCACCCTCGGTCAGCGGATCGCGCTGGCGCTGGTCCGCAGCGACGCGGCCGAGATCGGCGGTGGCGTGGCGGTGATGATCCGCGGGCGACCCTGCCGGGCCGAGCAGGTAAAGTTGCCGTTCTATCGACGCCCGCGCCCCACTGAGGAACGGACCACTTGA
- a CDS encoding RNA polymerase sigma factor, whose product MVDPQVISLVERMQSGDLQAFEEFFQTYQRPVYLTAMAITRDPFLAEEILQDCFVKAYRVRHRLRTDVSPLPWLQRVCTNLCYSRLSRRRAPLEPLTDLIGNLAPDLSARPDQVVESREIVDVLQRGIDALPPKQQTAIILYYLHGYSLAEAAEIAGCQVGTMKSRIHYALRALRVLLPVERRAPLPRRARLADERRT is encoded by the coding sequence GTGGTCGACCCACAGGTAATAAGTCTCGTCGAGCGGATGCAGTCGGGCGACCTGCAGGCGTTCGAGGAGTTCTTCCAGACCTACCAACGCCCGGTCTACCTGACCGCGATGGCGATCACGCGCGATCCGTTCCTGGCCGAGGAGATCCTCCAGGACTGCTTCGTCAAGGCCTATCGCGTCCGCCACCGCCTGCGGACCGATGTATCGCCGCTCCCCTGGCTGCAACGCGTGTGCACGAACCTGTGCTACAGCCGGCTCTCGCGGCGCCGCGCGCCCCTCGAGCCGCTGACGGACCTCATCGGCAACCTCGCGCCCGACCTGTCCGCCCGCCCCGACCAGGTCGTGGAGTCGCGAGAGATCGTGGACGTCCTGCAGCGCGGCATCGATGCCCTCCCGCCGAAACAGCAGACCGCGATCATCCTGTACTACCTGCACGGCTACAGCCTGGCGGAGGCGGCCGAGATCGCCGGCTGCCAGGTGGGCACCATGAAGTCCCGCATCCATTACGCCCTGCGCGCGTTGCGTGTGCTCCTGCCGGTCGAGCGCCGCGCTCCCCTGCCTCGCCGCGCCCGGCTGGCGGACGAGCGGAGGACCTGA
- the gcvPB gene encoding aminomethyl-transferring glycine dehydrogenase subunit GcvPB encodes MSAVGERSTTDASGRGAAFHSPPAGEGLRVVEPTLFERSRPGRRAVRFPAPSDAASTAAASQPPIPDAARRTAPLRLPEVSELELVRHFNRLSRLNHAIDIDFYPLGSCTMKYNPKLNEWAARLPGLAGSHPLDPGPLSQGSLELQWLLAELLREIGGFAAISLQPAAGAHGELTGMLMTRAFHRSRGEGDQRRVVLVPDSAHGTNPATASMVGFTTRTVPSNARGGIDLDALRGALGPDTAALMITNPSTLGIFEDQIEDVLSAVQTAGAIAYMDGANLNAILGRFRAGEAGFDVMHFNLHKTFSTPHGGGGPGAGPIGVSPRLAPFLPGPLPQLVDGDPATVLANAWSGRSTPDARFALEAPGARPTAIGQVRTFGGNFGMHLRAYAYIRANGAAGLRQVTEDAVLAANYVRVRLGDTYELPFDRICKHEVVFSARRQKREHGVSALDIAKAILDEGIHPPTIYFPLIVEEALMIEPTETETRETLDRFVTIMRDIAERSARDPETVRQSPRFTPVGRLDEAAAARQPDLAWPFPEADRTGATLSG; translated from the coding sequence GTGAGCGCCGTGGGAGAGCGGTCCACGACCGACGCCTCCGGCCGAGGAGCGGCGTTTCACTCCCCGCCGGCGGGGGAGGGGCTCCGGGTCGTGGAACCGACCCTGTTCGAGCGGTCCCGGCCGGGGCGGCGCGCCGTTCGATTCCCCGCTCCGTCTGACGCGGCTAGTACAGCGGCCGCCAGCCAGCCGCCGATCCCCGATGCCGCGCGCCGCACCGCACCCCTTCGCCTGCCGGAGGTCAGCGAGCTCGAGCTGGTTCGCCACTTCAACCGCCTGAGCCGGCTGAACCACGCCATCGACATTGACTTCTACCCGCTCGGGTCGTGCACCATGAAGTACAACCCCAAGCTGAACGAATGGGCGGCCCGCCTGCCGGGGCTGGCCGGCTCGCACCCGCTCGATCCTGGACCACTCAGCCAGGGCAGCCTGGAGCTCCAGTGGCTCCTGGCCGAGCTGCTGCGTGAGATCGGGGGCTTCGCCGCCATCAGCCTCCAGCCCGCGGCCGGTGCCCACGGCGAGCTGACCGGGATGCTCATGACCCGGGCGTTCCACCGGTCGCGCGGCGAGGGCGACCAGCGGCGGGTCGTCCTCGTGCCCGACAGCGCCCATGGCACCAATCCGGCCACCGCCAGCATGGTGGGCTTCACGACCCGAACCGTCCCGTCCAACGCCCGGGGCGGCATCGACCTCGACGCGCTGCGGGGCGCACTGGGGCCCGACACCGCGGCGCTCATGATCACCAATCCGAGCACGCTGGGGATCTTCGAGGACCAGATCGAAGACGTTCTGAGCGCGGTTCAGACGGCGGGTGCCATCGCCTACATGGACGGAGCCAACCTGAACGCGATCCTCGGCCGCTTCCGCGCCGGCGAGGCGGGATTCGACGTCATGCACTTCAACCTGCACAAGACGTTCAGCACGCCGCACGGAGGCGGGGGACCGGGAGCTGGACCCATCGGGGTCAGCCCGCGCCTGGCGCCCTTCCTGCCGGGGCCCCTCCCCCAGCTGGTCGATGGCGACCCGGCCACGGTGCTGGCCAATGCGTGGTCCGGCCGCTCGACGCCGGACGCCCGGTTCGCACTCGAGGCTCCTGGCGCGCGGCCAACAGCCATCGGGCAGGTCCGGACGTTCGGAGGCAACTTTGGCATGCACCTGCGTGCGTACGCGTACATCCGCGCCAACGGCGCGGCCGGCCTGCGCCAGGTCACCGAGGACGCGGTGCTGGCCGCCAACTACGTCCGGGTCCGGCTGGGCGACACGTACGAGCTGCCGTTCGACCGCATCTGCAAGCACGAGGTGGTCTTCAGCGCGCGGCGCCAGAAGCGCGAGCATGGTGTGAGCGCGCTCGACATCGCCAAGGCCATCCTGGACGAGGGCATCCACCCGCCGACCATCTACTTCCCCCTCATCGTCGAGGAGGCGCTTATGATCGAGCCCACCGAAACGGAGACGCGCGAGACGCTGGACCGATTCGTGACGATCATGCGGGACATCGCCGAGCGATCAGCGCGCGATCCGGAAACTGTTCGACAGTCGCCGCGCTTCACGCCCGTGGGCCGCCTGGACGAGGCCGCCGCGGCCCGCCAGCCCGACCTGGCGTGGCCCTTTCCGGAGGCCGATCGAACCGGGGCCACACTCAGCGGGTAG
- the gcvH gene encoding glycine cleavage system protein GcvH has product MTLPDDRRYSREHEWIRLEDGEGVIGLTRFAADELGDIVYVELPAAGATLTQFASFGVVESVKAVSDLFAPASGAVVAVNEELRTRPELLNSDPHDAGWICRIKVADPAELDALLEAPAYAELVGSE; this is encoded by the coding sequence TTGACGCTGCCCGACGACCGACGGTACTCGCGCGAGCACGAGTGGATCCGGCTCGAAGATGGGGAAGGCGTGATCGGGCTGACCCGGTTCGCGGCCGATGAGCTGGGCGACATCGTCTACGTCGAGCTGCCTGCCGCGGGCGCGACCCTCACCCAGTTCGCGAGCTTCGGCGTGGTCGAGTCGGTCAAGGCGGTGAGTGACCTGTTCGCGCCGGCCAGCGGCGCGGTCGTCGCCGTGAACGAGGAGCTTCGAACCCGACCCGAGTTGTTAAACAGCGATCCCCACGACGCGGGTTGGATCTGCCGGATCAAGGTCGCCGACCCAGCCGAGCTCGACGCCCTGCTGGAAGCGCCCGCCTACGCGGAGCTGGTCGGGAGCGAATGA
- the gcvPA gene encoding aminomethyl-transferring glycine dehydrogenase subunit GcvPA has protein sequence MTYSPHTDADRVAMLEAIGVASVDDLFADIPESVRATRFDLPSPLTEQEVRAELSRLAGRNRIPEVSFLGAGAYRRLIPAVVDEVVGRAEFATAYTPYQPEVSQGTLQSIYEFQSLVCELTGMEVASASHYDGATATAEGALMACRLTGRHRVAVSRAVHPQVRRVLETYCSGPGVEVVEVPADLSETGSGLTDLAAVRSLVGDDVACLVVQEPNFFGLLEPMPELAAAAHAAGALVVTLVDPVSLALLEAPARYGADIVTAEGQQLGIPLAFGGPYLGLMAARMSAVRQLPGRLVGATRDAAGRRGYVLTLQAREQHIRREKAASNICTNQALCALAATAYLSAVGPEGLREAAERSTIQARHLVATLETAGIAARRFTAPYFSEVALRLADAGARHAELVDQGILAGLVLEPEYPELPDTLLLATTELTTDEDIRRLAAALGAAS, from the coding sequence ATGACCTACTCCCCGCACACGGACGCCGACCGAGTGGCCATGCTGGAGGCCATCGGGGTGGCGTCGGTGGACGACCTGTTCGCCGACATCCCCGAATCCGTGCGGGCCACCCGCTTCGACCTTCCGTCGCCCCTGACCGAGCAGGAGGTGCGGGCCGAGCTGTCGCGCCTGGCAGGGCGGAACCGGATCCCGGAGGTGTCGTTCCTCGGTGCGGGCGCGTATCGGCGCCTCATCCCGGCCGTCGTGGACGAGGTCGTCGGACGGGCCGAGTTCGCGACCGCCTACACGCCCTACCAGCCGGAGGTCAGCCAGGGGACGCTCCAGAGCATCTACGAATTCCAGTCCCTCGTCTGCGAGCTGACCGGGATGGAGGTCGCCAGCGCCAGCCACTACGATGGGGCGACGGCGACGGCCGAAGGGGCACTGATGGCATGCAGGCTCACCGGCCGGCATCGGGTGGCGGTCTCGCGGGCGGTCCATCCCCAGGTGCGCCGCGTGCTCGAGACCTACTGCTCGGGCCCCGGCGTGGAGGTGGTCGAGGTTCCGGCCGACCTGTCCGAAACCGGCTCCGGGCTCACCGACCTGGCCGCCGTCCGCAGCCTGGTCGGCGACGACGTCGCGTGCCTGGTCGTCCAGGAACCGAACTTCTTCGGCCTGCTCGAACCGATGCCTGAGCTGGCTGCGGCGGCCCATGCGGCGGGAGCGCTGGTCGTGACCCTGGTCGATCCCGTGAGCCTCGCCCTGCTCGAGGCTCCCGCCCGCTACGGCGCCGACATCGTGACTGCCGAGGGACAGCAACTGGGCATCCCGCTCGCGTTCGGCGGACCGTATCTGGGGCTCATGGCGGCGCGGATGAGCGCCGTTCGGCAGCTGCCCGGACGGTTGGTGGGCGCCACTCGGGACGCAGCCGGGCGCCGGGGATACGTGCTCACCCTGCAGGCCCGCGAGCAGCACATCCGTCGCGAAAAAGCCGCCAGCAACATCTGCACCAACCAGGCGCTGTGCGCCCTGGCCGCCACTGCGTACCTGTCGGCGGTCGGTCCCGAGGGCCTGCGGGAAGCTGCCGAGCGCTCGACGATCCAGGCCCGCCACCTGGTGGCCACGCTCGAGACGGCCGGCATCGCCGCCCGCCGGTTCACGGCGCCGTATTTCAGCGAGGTTGCGCTGCGCCTTGCCGATGCCGGCGCGCGACATGCCGAGCTTGTCGATCAGGGCATCCTGGCCGGCCTGGTGCTCGAGCCCGAGTACCCCGAGCTGCCCGACACGCTGCTCCTGGCCACGACCGAGCTGACGACCGACGAGGACATCCGGCGGCTGGCCGCCGCCCTGGGAGCCGCGTCGTGA
- a CDS encoding MFS transporter, protein MRSLLARLRRVRILEPLAERDFALLTVGAFISLLGDGFFYVALAWQVYEISNVPTALSLVGLAWTLPLLFFVLIGGVFSDRYDRRWLLIGADLIRAAAIGTLGLLSVSGVLELWHVVALIAFVGLGDAFFNPASTAIVPDLLPEELLPQANALQGLVRPLTVRLVGPALGGLTVAVVGPGTAFLIDGGSFIVSAVSVAAIAPRPRREVVSHGVRQTLVEMREGLAYVRATPWIWATLISAMLALLVFIGPEEVLLPFLVKNRLELGPDALGAIFAAGGVGAVLMAIVVGQVGLPRRRVTAMYASWSAGVLLIAGFGLMTELWHALLLSAAGAALFEVGSIIWLTMLQQLVPRELLGRVSSLDWLVSIGLVPVSFALTGPVAGVIGAEATLVVGGVVGAILMGGLLFYPGVRDPEREPAPSGVADATQPTATSGVRDP, encoded by the coding sequence ATGCGGTCACTCCTCGCTCGTCTGCGCCGCGTCCGCATTCTCGAGCCGCTCGCCGAGCGCGACTTTGCCCTCCTGACCGTCGGCGCGTTCATCTCGCTGCTCGGCGACGGCTTCTTCTACGTCGCGCTGGCCTGGCAGGTGTACGAGATCAGCAACGTGCCCACCGCCCTGTCGCTCGTCGGCCTGGCGTGGACCCTTCCGCTCTTGTTCTTCGTCCTGATCGGCGGCGTGTTCAGTGACCGATACGACCGCCGCTGGCTGCTGATCGGCGCCGATCTGATTCGCGCCGCGGCGATTGGGACGCTCGGTCTGCTGTCCGTGTCCGGCGTACTCGAGCTGTGGCACGTGGTGGCCCTCATCGCGTTCGTCGGGCTGGGCGACGCCTTCTTCAACCCGGCCTCGACCGCCATCGTGCCCGACCTGCTTCCCGAGGAGCTGCTGCCGCAGGCCAACGCCCTGCAGGGATTGGTGCGCCCGCTGACCGTGCGCCTGGTCGGACCCGCGCTCGGCGGCCTGACGGTTGCGGTGGTTGGGCCCGGGACCGCGTTTCTCATCGACGGTGGCAGCTTCATCGTCTCGGCTGTATCGGTGGCGGCCATCGCGCCGCGGCCACGTCGAGAGGTGGTCAGTCACGGCGTGCGCCAGACCCTGGTCGAGATGCGCGAAGGCCTGGCATACGTCCGTGCCACGCCATGGATCTGGGCGACGCTCATCTCGGCGATGTTGGCCTTGCTGGTCTTCATCGGCCCCGAAGAGGTGCTGCTCCCATTCCTGGTCAAGAACCGGCTGGAGCTGGGGCCCGACGCCCTGGGCGCAATCTTCGCGGCGGGCGGGGTGGGGGCGGTGTTGATGGCCATCGTGGTCGGTCAGGTTGGGCTGCCGCGCCGGCGGGTGACCGCCATGTACGCGTCTTGGTCGGCTGGCGTGCTCCTCATCGCCGGATTCGGGCTCATGACCGAGCTCTGGCATGCGCTGCTCCTGTCGGCGGCCGGCGCGGCGCTGTTCGAGGTGGGGTCGATCATCTGGCTCACCATGCTCCAGCAGCTGGTGCCGCGCGAGCTGCTGGGGCGCGTCTCGAGCCTCGACTGGCTGGTCTCCATCGGCCTGGTGCCAGTCTCCTTTGCGCTCACGGGCCCGGTGGCCGGCGTGATCGGGGCCGAGGCCACGCTGGTCGTGGGCGGCGTGGTTGGCGCGATCCTCATGGGCGGGCTGCTCTTCTATCCCGGCGTGCGGGATCCCGAGCGGGAGCCGGCGCCGAGCGGGGTCGCCGACGCCACCCAACCAACGGCAACCTCTGGCGTCCGGGATCCCTGA
- a CDS encoding glycosyltransferase, producing MRVAIFGESYLPHLSGVTVSTEALARGLGALGHQVLLVVPNPGSGSDPGTAGAPGPDPETAWLPSYHLPPAPPGYRMPVPLPSAALRRAVAFAPDVVHANSPFTSGIMARAVARRAGAPLVFTHHTRFADYGHYLGPLAGVSSRVTDAWLEAWWAGCAAVVAPSEDLAVEIRAALGPRPRPLVRMIPTGVDVAGIAALPEGHPRRLAGWPHDSIVLVSLGRVAREKSPEVLVDAFVRAARRRPRLRLLFVGGGPAEDALHARAAEAGMSGRVHITGLLPRDEALALVKASDLFVFASQTETQGLVLAEALAAGLPVVAVAGPGLASTIRPGIDGELVPAEPGATRAERLGVVAGALAGDRRRQERMAAQAREGAARFDARTRVAEVAGLYLELLAGRR from the coding sequence ATGCGGGTCGCCATCTTCGGTGAGTCCTACCTGCCCCATCTTTCCGGGGTGACGGTCTCGACCGAGGCGCTGGCCCGCGGTCTGGGCGCCCTGGGCCACCAGGTCCTGCTCGTCGTGCCGAATCCGGGGTCAGGATCCGATCCGGGGACCGCGGGCGCGCCCGGGCCCGACCCCGAGACCGCATGGCTGCCGTCCTACCACCTGCCTCCGGCCCCGCCGGGCTACCGGATGCCGGTGCCGCTGCCCTCTGCCGCGCTGCGACGGGCGGTGGCGTTCGCGCCCGACGTCGTCCACGCCAACTCGCCGTTCACCTCGGGGATCATGGCCCGCGCGGTGGCCCGGCGTGCCGGCGCCCCGCTGGTGTTCACGCATCACACCCGCTTCGCCGACTACGGCCACTACCTGGGGCCTCTGGCCGGCGTCTCGAGCCGGGTGACCGATGCCTGGCTGGAGGCCTGGTGGGCCGGCTGTGCGGCGGTAGTGGCTCCGTCGGAAGATCTGGCTGTCGAGATCCGCGCCGCGCTCGGGCCTCGTCCACGCCCGCTGGTGCGGATGATCCCCACCGGCGTCGACGTGGCGGGCATCGCGGCATTGCCGGAGGGCCATCCGCGCCGGCTGGCCGGGTGGCCCCACGACAGCATCGTCCTGGTCAGCCTGGGGCGCGTGGCGCGGGAGAAGAGCCCCGAGGTGCTGGTCGACGCGTTTGTCCGAGCCGCCCGCCGGCGGCCGAGGCTCCGCTTGCTGTTCGTCGGCGGGGGACCCGCCGAGGACGCGCTCCACGCCCGCGCGGCCGAGGCCGGGATGTCAGGGCGGGTGCACATCACAGGCCTGCTGCCGCGGGACGAGGCCCTGGCCCTGGTGAAGGCCAGCGACCTGTTCGTCTTTGCCTCGCAGACCGAGACCCAGGGCCTGGTCCTGGCCGAGGCTCTCGCGGCCGGGCTGCCGGTGGTGGCCGTCGCGGGACCTGGGCTCGCGTCGACCATCCGGCCCGGCATCGATGGCGAATTGGTGCCTGCCGAACCAGGAGCCACCCGCGCTGAGCGTCTGGGGGTCGTCGCCGGCGCCCTGGCCGGGGATCGGCGGCGACAAGAACGCATGGCCGCCCAGGCCCGAGAGGGCGCGGCACGCTTTGACGCTCGCACCCGGGTGGCCGAGGTCGCCGGGCTCTATCTCGAGCTCCTGGCGGGCCGCCGATGA